A single genomic interval of Adhaeribacter pallidiroseus harbors:
- a CDS encoding ABC transporter permease, with amino-acid sequence MNISRYISSKIGASGGDSFTSSVTKIAIISIAVGLAIMIVSFSILQGFRNEIQRKIFSFGAHLQISKYDTNNSFEGKPIGTNSVVKNLKGIPEIQHYQPYAFKTAIIKTDEEVYGVVLKGVDKSYDFKPMQQNLVAGKIISFSDTAASNDIMISSQIASKLRIKLGDKVSFFFIQNPPRARRFRVKGIFKTGLEEFDQVYVLSDMQHIRDLNKWSDTVVTGYEIMLKDFNKIDTVASTVFNRMNYDLQLEKVTDQYAQLFDWMKLLNQNVIIFLILIIFVATFNMVSSVFIMILERTNMIGLLKAVGATDPQIRQVFFHKGLQLTIKGLIYGNVIGLGFCAFQYFTKIIPLDPENYYMDTVPIAWNPGIVIILNIVTLGLTMLAILIPTYMIAKIKPVAAIKFD; translated from the coding sequence GTGAATATTTCCAGATATATTTCCAGTAAAATTGGCGCCTCCGGAGGCGATTCCTTTACCTCTTCGGTTACAAAAATAGCCATTATAAGTATTGCGGTGGGCTTAGCCATCATGATTGTTTCTTTTTCCATTTTGCAGGGCTTCCGCAACGAAATACAGCGAAAGATTTTTTCTTTTGGGGCGCACCTGCAAATTAGTAAATACGACACCAATAATTCTTTCGAAGGTAAACCGATCGGCACTAATTCCGTGGTGAAGAACTTAAAAGGAATTCCGGAAATTCAGCACTATCAGCCTTACGCGTTTAAAACCGCCATTATTAAAACCGACGAAGAAGTATATGGCGTGGTACTAAAAGGAGTGGATAAATCGTATGATTTTAAGCCCATGCAGCAAAACCTGGTAGCAGGCAAAATTATTTCTTTTTCCGATACGGCGGCATCTAACGATATTATGATCAGCAGCCAGATAGCCAGTAAACTGCGCATTAAGTTAGGCGATAAGGTGAGTTTCTTTTTTATTCAAAATCCGCCTCGGGCCCGCCGTTTTCGGGTAAAAGGCATTTTCAAAACTGGCTTAGAAGAATTTGATCAGGTGTACGTGCTGTCGGATATGCAGCACATCCGGGATTTAAATAAATGGAGCGATACCGTGGTAACCGGGTACGAGATTATGCTGAAAGATTTCAATAAAATTGACACCGTAGCATCTACAGTTTTTAATCGCATGAATTACGATTTGCAACTGGAAAAAGTAACCGACCAATACGCCCAGCTATTTGATTGGATGAAATTGCTCAACCAAAACGTCATTATATTTTTAATTCTCATTATTTTTGTGGCTACGTTTAACATGGTATCGTCGGTGTTTATCATGATTCTGGAGCGTACCAACATGATTGGTTTATTAAAAGCCGTGGGGGCCACCGACCCGCAGATCCGGCAAGTGTTTTTTCATAAAGGCTTGCAGTTAACCATAAAAGGGTTGATTTATGGTAATGTAATAGGCCTGGGCTTTTGTGCTTTTCAGTATTTTACCAAAATTATTCCGCTCGATCCCGAAAATTATTACATGGATACCGTGCCCATTGCCTGGAACCCCGGCATTGTTATTATTTTAAATATAGTAACCTTGGGCCTAACCATGCTCGCCATTTTGATTCCGACGTACATGATTGCCAAGATTAAGCCTGTTGCGGCCATTAAGTTTGATTGA
- the fmt gene encoding methionyl-tRNA formyltransferase, which yields MAQELRIIFMGTPDFAVPTLQKLVENHYPVVAVITAPDKPAGRGLILTPSPVKEYAKSQNIPVLQPVNLKSEAFIQELRGYRANLQIIVAFRMLPEVVWSMPEIGTFNIHGSLLPDYRGAAPINWALINGEKETGVTSFFLRHQIDTGDILLQAKIKIEEQDDFGSLYEKLKHLGADVALKTVRAIENNQVQPQPQPQNAELKEAPKISKEFCEIKWEQSAMQIQNFIRGLAPYPGAWTKINGKILKIYRAEVLPPTADNQGPPAPGTYQTDNKTFLHFFTSQGVLKITDLQIEGKKRMRTEELLRGFKF from the coding sequence ATGGCGCAAGAACTAAGAATTATTTTTATGGGTACTCCGGATTTTGCAGTACCTACTTTGCAGAAACTGGTAGAAAACCATTACCCGGTAGTGGCGGTAATTACGGCTCCGGATAAACCGGCTGGCCGCGGCTTAATCCTTACTCCCTCGCCGGTAAAGGAATACGCCAAGAGTCAGAATATTCCGGTTTTGCAGCCTGTTAATTTAAAATCGGAAGCTTTTATCCAGGAGTTACGGGGGTACCGGGCCAACTTGCAAATTATTGTGGCTTTTCGGATGTTGCCGGAAGTTGTTTGGAGTATGCCGGAAATTGGCACTTTTAACATTCACGGTTCCTTATTGCCCGATTACCGGGGAGCTGCTCCTATTAACTGGGCCTTGATTAACGGGGAAAAAGAAACCGGAGTAACTTCGTTTTTCCTGCGCCACCAGATTGATACCGGGGATATTTTGTTGCAAGCGAAAATAAAGATTGAAGAGCAGGATGATTTTGGCTCGCTTTACGAAAAACTAAAACACCTGGGAGCAGATGTAGCGCTTAAAACCGTGCGCGCCATTGAAAACAACCAAGTGCAGCCGCAGCCGCAACCGCAAAATGCGGAGTTAAAAGAAGCCCCCAAAATATCCAAGGAGTTTTGCGAAATCAAATGGGAACAATCGGCCATGCAGATTCAAAATTTTATTCGGGGTTTAGCGCCCTATCCGGGTGCTTGGACCAAAATAAACGGTAAAATTTTAAAAATTTACCGCGCCGAGGTGCTGCCACCAACTGCTGACAACCAGGGGCCACCCGCACCGGGCACTTACCAAACCGATAATAAAACTTTCTTACATTTTTTTACCAGTCAAGGAGTTTTAAAAATTACGGATTTGCAGATAGAAGGTAAAAAACGAATG